In Glycine max cultivar Williams 82 chromosome 10, Glycine_max_v4.0, whole genome shotgun sequence, the DNA window atttacgCTAAATCATATACTAAGGATCACAAGACCCTGGATGATTTTTCAAAGTCTTTAAATACGAGTTTAATTAATGTAAGTTCGTGTGTGTaagctttttgttttttcagtcaatgtaaatttaagtttttccaattttaattcctaaagtgtaaatttacataaactaaaaaaaaactaaaatttattcatataatttagttatttttattaatttacaatttttagatACTAATTTCCCATAGTTTTTTCaattacttaaaatataatatttaaaaacacaGGTTTAATTACTGTCGGGTTCAACCATGATTAAGTTAAACCATTGAAATTTGAACTACTAATACCTTCACTAGTTCAATCATATGTttgcttttaaataaaatattagatcataaaaaaaagatttaaatatatttttgtctctcaaatttatgttattaatgtttttggttccttaaaattaaatttgtgttgTTAGTCTCTCAATTTctgacaaatatttttaaaattttttttgcagTAAAAAAGGTCATAAATTGAACATTTGAACTACAAAAAATCAATATGAAGAGACTAAAAAGAACAATTTTTGAaattgagagactaaaaattaaacttaaatttagaatataaaaaataaaaattactcaaaTTTGAGGAGTCAAAAGACTTATTTAGGcttaagaaaaatgttagtaACACACTCTTTTTGGACAAATTGtctcttattaattaaaatttcttcaaattaaaaaaataaggatttgATTGAATAAACTCCTTCAGAGGTAATTCtaggagaaagaaaagaaataaatttttaataagctaaaattatcttataaataAGTTTGGAGGAATTAATACGAGAGAATTTTACAGAAgctaatataaaagaaattatacaaattaaatacgAGTCTTATCTTTCATTTGAtaatttccttaattttatagtttttaattaaccaataagaaaaaatagttaaagaaTGAGTACCTAACAGTTACATTTCTCTTGAATCTAATAAAATACCAAAGACAGGTGAGAAGTGAATGTTGCACAAGTAACAAGGAACAAACTAAATAGAAGTAGAGTTGTTCAACTTCTGCGGATGCataatttataactttattATATCAAGAAATTCAACCAAAGAGAAACTCTTATTCTAGCTATGTCTACCCATTGAAGGGGCAAACCAGGTGGTTAATCTATCACATCACACGATGCATAGTaaacaaaccaaaccaaaagCAAATTGTGGCAGATACTCCTCCTTCCTTCCACTTGAATATATGAGACACTCAAACTCAACAGTTCAAAGCATCATCACGATGGCAGCACTTGTAGTTAACAGAAGACACCTCCATGACACGACCACACGTGGGATTTGGGCATGCTATGGTAGCAATGACACTTGAAGCTGAAGTGTAGTCCTCACATGGTTGAGTATCAGATATCTCTTTCTCCTTGGCATCATAGTACTCTTTGAAGGCAATGTCAAACCCTTCTCTCTCGAACACTTTCTCTTTCCAGTTTTGAAACTCTGCCACAGTCTGATAAACAGCCTGGCCATGACAAAGATGCTTAATGTTGTGTCCTTTGCTGAGAATGGCCCACCCTTGTGGGTCCCTTTTGAGGCAGAATAAGCACTTTACAATCTTCTGAATCTCGCAGTCCACTGCCTCTTGGTGCTTCTTGTTCTGCTTCTTCCTTTCCACGCCAATCCAGAAACTTGGAACACTGTTGTTGAGTTCACCCTTCCCCTTCCCCAGTTGATAGTTCTCTATTATGATATCTGCACGCTGGATACTCTGgttcatttttatctttgacAACTCTTGTGTGAAGTTCTGCACCCACGTATTGTTGGCACCTCCATAGATAAAAATGTATCTGTTCTCCTTTACCTGATTCACAtcgtaaaattaaatatttcatacaAGTCAATCACTATACcctttttgtctttaaaaaattaattaattttaattttagaacaTGTAAAGAAATGCGCATTAAGTGAACTTTTATCTCTATAAACATATAAACAAATTCTGGAGTTAgaagattataaataaaaaaatgttagatatttcattaaaattgattatcagccaaataaataaatatttcatattaatatcacattaattcaatttttttattttattaaaatatatcttcttatatatctaaaataaatgttcttttttaaattagtattcaaacataaatcattatatattgtaaaattgttcatttttacggtaattatatatatatatatatatatatatatatatatatatatatatatatatatatatatatatatatttaaaataaattttagttgatTGACACAGTATGACAATTTATGAAAATTGAAGTCTTAATTTATGTATCTCAAcactaattgaaaataaaaatgataagcaCTAAGTTAATCGAGTGTGTTTTTTTAAGCCAAcagagaaaattaattatttaagaagAAAGTTGAAAAATTGTAGTGTACCTGCAATCCTGGTGTTGCTTTTAGGATTAAATCCCAAAGCCACTTCCATTTCTGAGTAAGTTCATCACCATCAATTTTCCTGAAAGGGAAGGCCTCTATGCCCCATTCAAAGATCACTTCCAGGGCATTTCCATTCAATAGGGTACCTTTAGAGCTGAACAACGGGGCAATAGGCTGAATCTCATAATTCAATCTTTCTGTGTCTTTTATTATCTTGAGCCCTGGTAACTCAAAGAAGTATTCCACTGCGTAAAATTTGGTGCCACTCTTCAAAGCTTTGAATTGTTCCCTACTGCTTTGGCTCCACTTCACCACAATGGGGATCCATAAAATCTTGAAATCTTCTTTCTTGAAACCTTTTGCTTCTCTTGGATCCTCTTGCAATCTTTCATATATTGAATTCAATAGCGAAATCTCATCTTCAATGCTGTCGAGACCCGAGATGAAGAGCAACACATGTTTCTGCCTGAACACTTCAATGCCCTGTTTGAGAcataaagttaataaaaaacaacataatCAGTTAATCACTCAACTGGGTCTATCTCCGTCTCTAATTCCAACACATCCAACACAACACAAGTCACAAAACCAACTAACTAACCTTTGTTACTAGGTTGGTCCCTTCAAATATCTTGGGATTCTCAGCTCCCTTTTGTTGGGGGTAGATCAGAGCCTTCAAAAGGTCCACAATATCTTTCGGCCTGTCAAAGATGTTCCTGATGGTAATGTAATCTCGTACATTGGCTGCAACAAATAAAGACAAGCTTAGTATAGCGGTGTAGCCTTAATTGGTTTGAAAAAACAGGAAGCAATTATTTTATCTACCTATTTGCTCTTTGACTTTCGTAAGATGCATTGTCAACTTGTTAACAGCAGTGGAAAGCCTGAATGTATATTCTGATAATTTATAGTTCCTGTAAAAACAACCAATTTAAGTTATATAATGGGATTAGCAACACATTTTGCTGTCTcagtcttattttttattcaatgaatCTCACTTGTTCattaatttcaatcaataat includes these proteins:
- the SEO-F4 gene encoding uncharacterized protein LOC100801290; this translates as MAQLSNGTSSTTLISKSGTTSIPHRASLPNPFDLTDDQILDIVYLAHLNDDETCDTDKLYNLVSNIVLRSQSPISAASFKPDFLTLKLISCQMISTRSAAHCVHQTTMWILQHLKCYSWDAKALIAIAALSLEYGSFVHLTQFQTNDVLGNSLRQLNQVQNRNASAVGELVMYVVQVFQHINEWATYAADGYDPEDVPDLTEAFQAILVVVYWSIASTVASTGNLIGVSNYKLSEYTFRLSTAVNKLTMHLTKVKEQIANVRDYITIRNIFDRPKDIVDLLKALIYPQQKGAENPKIFEGTNLVTKGIEVFRQKHVLLFISGLDSIEDEISLLNSIYERLQEDPREAKGFKKEDFKILWIPIVVKWSQSSREQFKALKSGTKFYAVEYFFELPGLKIIKDTERLNYEIQPIAPLFSSKGTLLNGNALEVIFEWGIEAFPFRKIDGDELTQKWKWLWDLILKATPGLQVKENRYIFIYGGANNTWVQNFTQELSKIKMNQSIQRADIIIENYQLGKGKGELNNSVPSFWIGVERKKQNKKHQEAVDCEIQKIVKCLFCLKRDPQGWAILSKGHNIKHLCHGQAVYQTVAEFQNWKEKVFEREGFDIAFKEYYDAKEKEISDTQPCEDYTSASSVIATIACPNPTCGRVMEVSSVNYKCCHRDDALNC